One window of Rhinoraja longicauda isolate Sanriku21f chromosome 9, sRhiLon1.1, whole genome shotgun sequence genomic DNA carries:
- the mrpl4 gene encoding large ribosomal subunit protein uL4m: MLAVAVLRACRPRCGRDLGSRLVSVLSGGNELPANLRLQTNIIEKERKGPIPIDAGQPVLRKCEIAIPSHLKPRQAWLESLQGFDEKLGVIELHPDVFAVPPRIDILHEVAIWQKNFKRISHARVKTRAEVRGGGRKPWKQKGSGRARHGSIRSPIWRGGGISHGPRGPTSYYYMLPMKVRVMGLKVALTMKFAQDYLHIIDSLEMPSPDPEYLRDLALHRHWGDSVLIVDVNEDMPENILEATKKSKTITVIPVLGLNVHSMLKHETLVLTLDAVNLLEKKLLWHDTRFSPLYPFKLPYRDFP, from the exons ATGCTGGCGGTCGCGGTGCTGCGCGCCTGCCGCCCGAGGTGTGGCAGGGATTTGGGGTCGAGG TTGGTGTCCGTTCTATCAGGAGGAAATGAGTTGCCAGCAAATCTCCGGCTCCAAACAAACATAattgagaaagaaaggaaag GACCCATCCCAATTGATGCTGGACAGCCTGTGTTGAGAAAGTGTGAGATTGCTATTCCTTCACATCTCAAGCCCAGACAGGCCTGGCTGGAGTCTCTGCAGGGGTTTGATGAGAAATTGGGTGTCATTGAATTACATCCTGATGTCTTTGCAGTCCCTCCAAG AATTGACATTCTACACGAAGTTGCAATTTGGCAGAAAAACTTTAAAAGAATA AGTCATGCCAGAGTGAAGACTCGAGCTGAAGTAAGAGGAGGAGGCAGAAAGCCCTGGAAACAGAAAGGAAGTGGTAGGGCTCGGCATGGAAGTATCCGATCACCAATATGGAGAGGAG GTGGTATTTCCCATGGTCCTCGAGGACCAACAAGCTACTATTATATGTTGCCCATGAAAGTTCGTGTAATGGGTCTGAAAGTAGCTCTCACCATGAAGTTTGCTCAG GATTACCTTCACATTATTGATTCCTTGGAGATGCCCAGTCCAGACCCTGAATACCTTCGTGACCTTGCATTACATAGGCATTGGGGAGATTCTGTTCTTATTGTTGATGT TAATGAAGACATGCCAGAAAATATATTGGAGGCAACAAAAAAATCCAAAACGATAACAGTGATTCCTGTTTTAG GGCTGAATGTGCATAGCATGCTGAAACATGAGACCCTGGTTCTTACGTTGGATGCAGTCAATCTTCTAGAGAAAAAGCTCTTGTGGCATGATACCAGATTCTCCCCCCTTTATCCATTCAAACTACCTTATAGAGACTTTCCTTAA